CACCTTGGGCATTTAGAGCACAGGTTGCCTTTGTTATCTTTGAAATCTTTGTATATATCTTTTGAAATGCCTTTGTAGCCATAACTTTTACTCTTCTGTAGGTTACTTCATTTCAGGAGTGGCGACAGCTTCCTCCATTAGTCTCTCTTGGAGAAGTGAGACAAGCTGAGCCTCATACTTCTCAAACTGTTCGCTCCTGAACTCGCTATAGTTCATCTGCTTCAAGATGTTGATGATACGCTTGAAGAATTCGCTGACTTCGTTGAACTCTTCGAAGCGGAACTTCATGTTACAGATATCTATGACCTTCTTGAGCATCACTTCTTGACGTTCGAGAGGTGTGACACAGTCGATGTCGTCAAAAGCGTCTTGCTGAAGGATCACAAAGTCGATGAGCTCGGACTTCCAAAAGATCTCGTGGTATTCTACGGGTACACCATCATCACCGAGGATGTTGATCTGCTCCGCAATTTCCTTACCTCTGTGCATACGAGTCTTGGCTTCATTGACCATGGGGATCCAATTTTCTCCCACGAGTTCGGTGATGTACTCTTCGAACTCAGGATACTCCAAGTACTTAGAGTAACTATCAATCGGATTGACAGCAGGATATCTCTTCCGGTCGGCACGAGCCTGCTCAAGGGCGTAGAAACAGCGTGCCACCTTCTTCGTATTCTCTGTCACAGGCTCCTTGAGGTTACCACCGGCAGGAGAAACAGTTCCGATGAAGGTCACTGATCCTGTCTTACCATTTTTGAGTTGGACATATCCGGCACGAGCGTAGAAGTTGGCAATGATTGCCGACAAGTCCATCGGGAAGGCATCAGGACCCGGAAGTTCTTCCAGACGGTTGGACATCTCTCTAAGTGCTTGAGCCCAGCGAGAAGTCGAGTCCGCCATGAGAAGCACCTTGAGACCCATCGCACGATAATATTCAGCTATTGTCATCGCCGTATAGACAGAGGCCTCACGAGCCGCCACTGGCATATTTGAAGTGTTCGCAATGATGATTGTACGCTCCATGAGCTTGCGACCGGTGTGAGGATCTACGAGTTCGGGAAACTCCTTGAAGATCTCCACAATCTCATTAGCACGTTCACCACAAGCGGCAATGATCACAATATCCGCTTCTGCTTGTTTGGAGATAGCGTGCTGCAAGACTGTCTTACCTGTACCGAAAGGTCCGGGGATAAATCCGGTACCTCCCTCCACGATGGGGTTCATCGTATCGATGATGCGCACCCCTGTTTCAAGGAGTTTGTATGGTCTTGGTTTGTCTACGTGCACGAGGATAGGTTTCTTCACCGGCCAACGCTGTACCATCGATACTTCAATGTCTTTGCCTTGTGCATCTGTGAGTACTGCCACGACATGATCTACGACATAGTCTCCCTCTGCCACGATACTCTTTACCTTGTACGACCCTTCGAGGGCAAAGGGCGTCATGATGCGGTGGGGTTGGAAGTTTTCATCCACCTCTCCGAGCCAAGAGCCGGCCACTACAGTATCTCCCTCTTTGGCAAGGGGGACGAAGTGCCACTTCTTTTCTCTATCGAGAGGGTCGGTATAGTCTCCTCTTTTGAGGAATACGCCCTCCATCTTATCAAGGTCATTTTGGAGTCCGTCGAAGTTTTTCGACAACATCCCCGGTCCCAACTGCACTTCGAGCATGTGTTGCTCAAAAGTAGCTTCATCACCGACCTTCATTCCTCTGGTACTGTCAAAGACCTGGACATAAGCATTCTTGCCGATGACCTTGATGACTTCGGCCATAAGTGCCCTACCACGTACAGAGACAAAACAGATCTCATTTTGTGCTACCGGACCGTCGACCTCGATGGTGACGAGGTTCGATACGATCCCTTTCACGACGCCTTTAGTTTTCATTACTTGGATATTGTATCTTGTGTTTTTTTATTTCAAATGTTTCTAAAGTCTGCACGCCTCACTTCACGCCGAAGCCATGCTGTAATAAAGACTCTGTAATGGACAAAAGCCAGATAGCATTGTGGCATGATCCGGCTTCTGCACGCTACTTTACCCTGTTATTTCTTTGTCCTCTGCACAAAGTCGGCAAGCTCCTCTCTTCCTTCTTTTTTCAGACCCATAATGATCTCACGGAAGCGTGCCATGCCCTGCTCTTTATCGAGTGAGACCCACCGTTCGAGTATCTGAAGTTTGAGGAGATAAGCCAGCATGGCATTGATCGAGAAGGAGTCCGAGAAGGTGACTTCTTCCAGCATTCTCCACTTGAACGCATCGAGACGTCTCTCCCTGTGCATAGGTTCGTTCTCTTCTCCTATCTTTATGATTTCGTTCATCATCTCACCTTCCTTGAGATCCGAGATGTCACTCCAAATGCCTGATTTGATGATCTCCACTATTTCGTTGGAGCCGACGAGGTATTTGGCAGGATCGAGGTCATACTTCTTTGCTGTGAGTGAAGCCAAGATATTATTGAGATTGAGATTCATTTCAAACCATCCTTTGAGGAAAGTGTTCGCTTTGCTTCTCACATACTCTTGGTACAGCTCTGCCAACTTGTCTTCGATGAACAACACCCCCTTTTCATACTTCTCCCCGAGGTACTCGCGCACGAAAGTCACCATATATTCCGGTGTGCCTTCCGGGATGGGCAAGCGATCCTGCTTGTCCTCGAGGCTTTCGCTACGCACGGCTTCCACGAGGGTGCGCAGATGAGCTTCTCCAAGGGCAAGGGGCATATACAGTGCAGGCATGGGGCGATCTTTGAGGATGGCGACGAGCACTCTGTTGTCTCCTCTGAGGAGGATGAGGTCTATCTGCTTTTGGTCTGACGATGAGGCCTGTCCTTTGAGTTCCTCCACAAACTCCGCAGTCGAGTAGTCGATCTTAGTATCGTCTATCAACAGATCGGGTAGGGAGGCACCTAAGGTATAATAGTTAGCCATAGGGATGTGTGTTTATTGCTCTTGAGTATTGCCAAACAAGAACGCTCTGAGCTTGGGGCGCAAAAAGTCCTTGAAGTACTCTGCAAAGGCTTCTTTACCCACGACGACTTTGTAAGAGCCATTTTGAGGCATGATCTCGAACGAGTGAGCCTTGCCACTCACTTGATCTATACGGATACCATGCTCAAGAGTCTCTTTGATCTCGTTTTTGAAAAACTCCTCCAACTTTGCGGCGTCTTCGGTCTTCACGACGACATCCTGTCCTTTTGCCCACTGGGTCGCCATATCCTTTACTATCCCATAGAGGAGCGCAGGGTCTGCAAAAGCCTTGTCTATCGATGTCTTGATCACTTGTTCGTTGATCATGTCTGTCACCTGAGTGCGAAGGGCTTCGATAGCCTGATTAGTGCCGAGACGTAGTTCGGCCTCTGCATTTTCCTTGACCTCGGCAGCCTTCTTTTCGGCATCCTGCACGAGACGTGTTGCTTGTTCTTTAGCGTCAGACAAGATTTTTTCGCTCTGTGCCTGCGCCTTTGTTAGGATTTCTTCTGCCTCTGAAGACGCTTTTTGGACGCCCTCTTGATAGATCTTGTTGGCTAACTCTTGTACTTTATTATCCATAATAGAATTACTTAAACGAACAGTTGTAGGAGTGTAGATGCAGCAACCTCTTTGATCAAAGGTCGGCTGAAATACGACATTTACAAAGATAAAAAAAAACCTTAAACAATAATTCTCTTACTCTACATATATGCAATGTCGCAAAAAATATTGTTTCTCATAGCTTTGGGAGTGAGATGGTCAGATGGTCTCTCATGGTAATCCTTACGCCCGTTATGTCAGAGAGGATGGGCGGACAAGGACAAAAAGGAGAGCCTCAAAGGAGTAAGACTTTGAGGCTCTCGGAAAACTACTATTCGAGCTTGAGGGTTATTCTTGCTCAAGTAGGATTTTCATTAGTTCGACGGCTGCTTTTGCGACCGAAGTGCCGGGGCCGAAGATGGCTGCAACACCGGCCTTGTACAAGAAGTCATAGTCTTGGGCCGGGATGACCCCTCCGGCGATCACGATGATGTCCGGGCGACCGAGCTTCTTTAGCTCTTCGATCACTTGAGGTACGAGGGTCTTGTGACCTGCTGCAAGAGAGGAGACACCCATGATGTGGACGTCGTTCTCTACCGCTTGGCGAGCAGCTTCGGCAGGGGTTTGGAAGAGGGGTCCCATATCTACGTCGAAGCCGCAGTCCGCATAGCCCGTAGCCACGACTTTTGCACCACGGTCGTGCCCATCCTGCCCCATTTTTGCGATCATAATACGAGGCTGGCGACCTTCTCTTTTCGCAAACTCTTCGACCAACTTACATGCTTGGATGAAGTCGGCATCTTGTTTTGTCTCTTGTGAATACACGCCTGAAATAGTTCTGATTACAGCTTTATAACGTCCTACAACCTCTTCGCAAGCATCTGAGATCTCTCCGAGCGAAGCCCGCACCTTTGCGGCCTTGACCGCCAAGTCGAGGAGGTTGCCCTTGCCTGTGCGCACACTTTCGGTGATGGCTGCAAGAGCTTCCTTCACTGCGTTTTCGTCACGGTTGGCTCTCAGCTGTTGGAGGAGCTTGATCTGCTCTTCACGTACGGCGGTATTGTCGATTTCGAGGATGTCGATGGGGGCTTCCTTTTCGAGGCGATACTTGTTGACACCTACGATTGTCTGTGCGTTGGAGTCGATACGAGCCTGTGTTCGTGCCGCCGCTTCTTCGATGCGGAGCTTGGGCAGACCGGTCTCGATGGCTTTGGCCATCCCCCCCATACTTTCGATCTCTTGGATATGCGCCCATGCCTTGTGAGCGATCTCGTGAGTCAATGCTTCGACATAGTAAGAGCCTCCCCATGGGTCGATCTCCTTACATACAAGGGTCTCTTCTTGGATGTATATCTGAGTGTTACGTGCGATACGTGCAGAGAAATCCGTAGGGAGGGCGATAGCCTCGTCGAGGGCGTTGGTGTGTAGAGACTGGGTGTGTCCGAGAGCGGCAGCCATAGCCTCGATACAGGTGCGACCCACATTGTTGAATGGATCTTGCTCTGTGAGCGACCATCCTGATGTCTGTGAGTGTGTACGGAGAGCCAGAGACTTTGGATTCTTGGCATCGAAGCTCTGTACGATCTTTGCCCAAAGCATACGTGCAGCCCTCATCTTGGCAATCTCCATGAAGTGGTTCATGCCGATAGCCCAGAAGAACGATAGACGTGGTGCAAACTTGTCCACCTCGATACCTGCCTTGATCCCTGCACGAAGGTATTCGAGACCGTCAGAGAGGGTGTAAGCCATCTCGATGTCGCAAGTCGCCCCAGCCTCTTGCATGTGATAGCCGGAGATGGAGATCGAGTTGAACTTAGGCATATTCTGTGACGTGTACTCGAAGATATCTGCAATGATACGCATGCTGAATTCGGGTGGGTAGATGTAGGT
This is a stretch of genomic DNA from Porphyromonas cangingivalis. It encodes these proteins:
- a CDS encoding V-type ATP synthase subunit A, whose amino-acid sequence is MKTKGVVKGIVSNLVTIEVDGPVAQNEICFVSVRGRALMAEVIKVIGKNAYVQVFDSTRGMKVGDEATFEQHMLEVQLGPGMLSKNFDGLQNDLDKMEGVFLKRGDYTDPLDREKKWHFVPLAKEGDTVVAGSWLGEVDENFQPHRIMTPFALEGSYKVKSIVAEGDYVVDHVVAVLTDAQGKDIEVSMVQRWPVKKPILVHVDKPRPYKLLETGVRIIDTMNPIVEGGTGFIPGPFGTGKTVLQHAISKQAEADIVIIAACGERANEIVEIFKEFPELVDPHTGRKLMERTIIIANTSNMPVAAREASVYTAMTIAEYYRAMGLKVLLMADSTSRWAQALREMSNRLEELPGPDAFPMDLSAIIANFYARAGYVQLKNGKTGSVTFIGTVSPAGGNLKEPVTENTKKVARCFYALEQARADRKRYPAVNPIDSYSKYLEYPEFEEYITELVGENWIPMVNEAKTRMHRGKEIAEQINILGDDGVPVEYHEIFWKSELIDFVILQQDAFDDIDCVTPLERQEVMLKKVIDICNMKFRFEEFNEVSEFFKRIINILKQMNYSEFRSEQFEKYEAQLVSLLQERLMEEAVATPEMK
- a CDS encoding DUF2764 family protein; the protein is MANYYTLGASLPDLLIDDTKIDYSTAEFVEELKGQASSSDQKQIDLILLRGDNRVLVAILKDRPMPALYMPLALGEAHLRTLVEAVRSESLEDKQDRLPIPEGTPEYMVTFVREYLGEKYEKGVLFIEDKLAELYQEYVRSKANTFLKGWFEMNLNLNNILASLTAKKYDLDPAKYLVGSNEIVEIIKSGIWSDISDLKEGEMMNEIIKIGEENEPMHRERRLDAFKWRMLEEVTFSDSFSINAMLAYLLKLQILERWVSLDKEQGMARFREIIMGLKKEGREELADFVQRTKK
- the scpA gene encoding methylmalonyl-CoA mutase, with amino-acid sequence MRPTYKNININDGKWGQPSLAEFVAKNNIEHNWETPEQIKVKSVYTEEDLKGMEHLDYVSGLPPYLRGPYSGMYAMRPWTIRQYAGFSTAEESNAFYRRNLASGQKGLSVAFDLATHRGYDADHERVVGDVGKAGVSICSLENMKVLFDGIPLNKMSVSMTMNGAVLPVLAFYINAGLEQGAQLEEMAGTIQNDILKEFMVRNTYIYPPEFSMRIIADIFEYTSQNMPKFNSISISGYHMQEAGATCDIEMAYTLSDGLEYLRAGIKAGIEVDKFAPRLSFFWAIGMNHFMEIAKMRAARMLWAKIVQSFDAKNPKSLALRTHSQTSGWSLTEQDPFNNVGRTCIEAMAAALGHTQSLHTNALDEAIALPTDFSARIARNTQIYIQEETLVCKEIDPWGGSYYVEALTHEIAHKAWAHIQEIESMGGMAKAIETGLPKLRIEEAAARTQARIDSNAQTIVGVNKYRLEKEAPIDILEIDNTAVREEQIKLLQQLRANRDENAVKEALAAITESVRTGKGNLLDLAVKAAKVRASLGEISDACEEVVGRYKAVIRTISGVYSQETKQDADFIQACKLVEEFAKREGRQPRIMIAKMGQDGHDRGAKVVATGYADCGFDVDMGPLFQTPAEAARQAVENDVHIMGVSSLAAGHKTLVPQVIEELKKLGRPDIIVIAGGVIPAQDYDFLYKAGVAAIFGPGTSVAKAAVELMKILLEQE